GAATCTTTTTCCCTTAACCCAATTACTGCAGAGTGGAATAGCATAAGGTTTCCTATGAGAAGTTTATTGATTCTGCCTGAGGATTCTTTTAACTCGGAAAAATTGACAACTTTTTCGTCGCTGCATATGGTTACTTGTACAGAACGATTCAGATTTTGAGAGATGTCTTTAAGTAATGCATTCATAAAAGAAGCTACAGTATAAGTGCTTGGATCATCTAATGAAATTACCAATATTTTTCTGTTAAGCAATTTATCATCTAATATCCACCATTTAAGATTGATATTAAAAAAATTATCGATTATTTCGGCCCAATCAATTTCCGCCCAATAAGCATCGTATAGATTCGTATCCAATAATTCGGGTACATTATTATAGAGATTTCCCAAGCATATGTGGAAAATAGAGAATGACTGATCCGGTAGGGAAGATATTCCGAAATGATCTCTTTTAATTCCACGAATAGATTCTGCTATATATTTTTTATCTATGATATTTCTTTTTTCCCGCAATTTATCTTTGATATCACTTATTGTTTCTTTTAAATCTTCTATGCGCAAAGGCTTGAGGAGATAGCTTTTAACATTGTACAGAATCGCCTGTTGAGCATATGAGAAATCATTGTAACCACTCAATATGACGATATAAATATCAGGATTATGTTCTTTAACTTTTCTGATAAGCTCCAGGCCATCGAAGATAGGCATTTTGATATCAGTAAAAAGAATGTCCGGCTGATGCCGAGAGACTGCTTCAAAAGCATCTTCTCCATTCATAGTCGAAGCCACTATCTTAAAACAACTTTCTGTTTTTCTAATTTTATCTATGACATCTTCAAGTATAATCTGTTCGTCTTCTGCAACTACTACCGTAAAATACTCATGATTACTCATACTGCTGCCTTTTTTGAAGTCCGCAATCCGCCAACTGTGACAGTGGCCCCTTTCTCACTCATATTTGAAATCTCAAAGACAGCATTTTCTCCATAGAGAAGTTTTAGGCGATAATAAATATTCATCAATCCTATACTGTTCTTTTCTGCATTATCATCAAAATATTTGTACTCTGTGTCTCTAATCTGCTGTTGAATCCGATTCAGTTCCGATTTATCAAATCCCGGACCATTATCTCTTATTGAGATCTTCCAGAAATTATCATCAACCTCACCGGTCACATCTATTTTCCACATAGGTTTGATGTCAAAGGCATATTTGAAGCAGTTTTCGACTATTGGTTGAATTATCATTCTAGGTACTGAGATTCCTTCAATCTCACCACGAATATTGATTTCGTACTCAAACTGATTCATATATCGGATTTTCATCAGATTAAGGTACTTTATCATGTACTGGATCTCCTCTGAAAGACTTACAGGCTTGGGACTTTCATTACCGATATATCTCATCATCTGTGAAAGATTGCTGCACATTTCATGAATTTCCAATTGATTGCTTTGTTCAGCTTTTATACTGATTATGGATAGGATATTATAGAGAAAGTGGGGATTCATCTGTGCCTGAAGAGCGTACAATTGGGCTCTGGTCTCATGGGATCTGGCAGCAACAACCTCCTCGAGAGATTCTTTCAGTCTAAGACACATTTTCATAAAAGCATCATTCAGTTCTTCCAGCTCATTGAGATTCTCACTTTTATCCGATTTAAGATCCAAAGCCTGCAAACTTAAATTATTTATTGAGTTTCTCATTTTTTTTATTGGAACCGTCAGTCCGCGGGACACAAAATAGGTTAGGAACATTGTAATTATTAGGATTAAAATACCGAGTTGTATAAGGTTATTCCGGAACGTTCCCAATGGCTTTAATAATTCCCCTTCAGACTCTACCACAACGACAGTCCATCCAGTCTGCTCAGAACGGGAAAATGAAACAATATCCTTCTCTTTTCTGAAACCATTGTCCATTCGGAATGACCCCAGCTGTTCATCTCTGGAGGCAAGATTGCTCCAATAAATATCCAAAGAATCATTGAATTTGCCGGTACTGTCCTGATAGGGATACACTAGCTTACCAAAGCTGTCAAAAATATAGACTTTTAGTTTTCCCTCCTCGTCTGCCGGAGGAATCATTTTTTCAATATAGTTAAAAAAGAGATCATAACTCTGCTGAACTTCAATGATACTATCCAGTTTTGCACCGAAGACTTCTGAAAAAGCCCTACTGACAGAGATGACAATAATCTCGGGACTTTCCATTTCATCAGGATGGGGAGATGTTAACAATCTTTTTCCATTCATCTCAATTGTTGATAAAACCCATGGAATAGAGTTCAGGTATTCTTTATTGCCGGAAAATGTATCGTAAATTTTACCAAATTTGACATAATCGCCATTTTTCAGATTAAAAAGATTTATCTGAAAGAAATCAAGGGATGGTCCGGATATGGAAAATAACAAATCAGTTATATCCCACTTTTTCTGCAGTTCTTTAGAAAATGATATATCATCACTGAAAAATAATTCTTTGAGGTCTTTAGAGGATATAAGTTTTAAGGCTATTGAATCCAGATCCTGTATTTCTGAAT
Above is a window of Oceanispirochaeta sp. M1 DNA encoding:
- a CDS encoding response regulator: MSNHEYFTVVVAEDEQIILEDVIDKIRKTESCFKIVASTMNGEDAFEAVSRHQPDILFTDIKMPIFDGLELIRKVKEHNPDIYIVILSGYNDFSYAQQAILYNVKSYLLKPLRIEDLKETISDIKDKLREKRNIIDKKYIAESIRGIKRDHFGISSLPDQSFSIFHICLGNLYNNVPELLDTNLYDAYWAEIDWAEIIDNFFNINLKWWILDDKLLNRKILVISLDDPSTYTVASFMNALLKDISQNLNRSVQVTICSDEKVVNFSELKESSGRINKLLIGNLMLFHSAVIGLREKDSVNAQISFDSSIKNIIEKALCLNNIQILNLEIRKIFDLWSIGKCTQKHIQKELLKIIKQVIDISGCRDIETIEASESSTYRFIALSESMELLCVQFLEMIQVYLKPSLKYSHVSNSLFPKIEKYLQDNFTEPINVSFLSDKFNYDSSHIIRSFKKNSGLTPIQYLINLRIEKSKELMTENRLLSFKVISQIVGYEDQNYFSRIFKKVTGMNPSEYRESLD
- a CDS encoding sensor histidine kinase, producing MIEEKASESFLQYSFSITDRIDSEIQDLDSIALKLISSKDLKELFFSDDISFSKELQKKWDITDLLFSISGPSLDFFQINLFNLKNGDYVKFGKIYDTFSGNKEYLNSIPWVLSTIEMNGKRLLTSPHPDEMESPEIIVISVSRAFSEVFGAKLDSIIEVQQSYDLFFNYIEKMIPPADEEGKLKVYIFDSFGKLVYPYQDSTGKFNDSLDIYWSNLASRDEQLGSFRMDNGFRKEKDIVSFSRSEQTGWTVVVVESEGELLKPLGTFRNNLIQLGILILIITMFLTYFVSRGLTVPIKKMRNSINNLSLQALDLKSDKSENLNELEELNDAFMKMCLRLKESLEEVVAARSHETRAQLYALQAQMNPHFLYNILSIISIKAEQSNQLEIHEMCSNLSQMMRYIGNESPKPVSLSEEIQYMIKYLNLMKIRYMNQFEYEINIRGEIEGISVPRMIIQPIVENCFKYAFDIKPMWKIDVTGEVDDNFWKISIRDNGPGFDKSELNRIQQQIRDTEYKYFDDNAEKNSIGLMNIYYRLKLLYGENAVFEISNMSEKGATVTVGGLRTSKKAAV